From Mesorhizobium sp. Pch-S:
ACCTGGTCGCCGCCGGTTACCAGCCGCGCCGTCTTCTTGCCGGCCTCGACGAAGCGCATGACATTGGCCGCGTGACGTGCATCGACCAGGGCTCCCATCTTCGAGGCGGGATCGAGCGGGTCGCCGGGCTGCATAACAGCGGCGCGCGCGGCCAGCTTCTCGACCATGGCGTCCTTGACGCTGCGCTGCACCAGCAGGCGCGAATTGGCCGAGCAGACCTCGCCCTGGTTGAAGAAGATGCCGAAGGCCGCCATGTCGGCCGCCGCATCGAGATTGCCACAGTCGGCGAAGACCAGGTTCGGGCTCTTGCCGCCGGTTTCCAGCCACACCTGCTTCATGTTGGACTGGCCGGAATACTGCAGGAACATCTTTCCAACCGCCGTCGAACCGGTGAAGGCGAGACAGTCGACATCCATATGCCGGCCGAGCGCCTGGCCTGCGGTCTCGCCAAGTCCCGGAACAACATTGAGCACGCCGGCTGGCAAGCCGGCTTCCATGGCGAGCTCGGCCAGCCGCAACGCTGAAAACGGCGACTGCTCGGCAGGCTTCAGCACGACGGAGTTTCCGGCGGCCAGTGCCGGAGCACATTTCCAGGTGGCCATGTCGAGCGGGAAATTCCACGGCACCACCGCACCGATCACGCCGAGCGGTTCGCGCCGGACCAGAACCAGATCGCCGGAACCGGTCGGGGCGACTTCGTCATAGAGCTTGTCGATCGCCTCAGCATACCACTGGAAGATGCCGGCCGAGCCCGGCACGTCGACGGTGGCGGCATCGGCAACCAGCTTGCCCATGTCGAGCGATTCCAGCAAGGCAAGTTCCTGCAGGTTCTCACGCAGCAATTGCGCCAGGCGCAGCAACACTTCCTTGCGATGGGCAGGTGCTGCCCGCGACCAACTGCCGGAGAGAAAAGCGCGGCGGGCCGATGCGACGGCACGGTCGACATCCTCTTCGCCACAGGACGCTACTTCGGCCAGCGTCTCTCCCGTTGCCGGATTGATGCTTGCAAAAGTGCGGCCGGAGCGCGCGGCGACAAACTTGCCGTCGATGAAGGCCTTGTCGCGAAAGCGGATGGCAGCCGCCCTGTCGATCCAGTCCCTGTGGCTGAGTTCGCTCATATGGGCTCCTGCTTGCTCGCTTCTGCTGCGCTGCTATTCGTCGCCCGGCACGCCGTAGCTCGGCGCATCGGAAGGGTTGATGGCGCGGGTCACGTAGGCGTCGAGCTGAGGCTTGTAGATGTCCCATAGCCTGGCCAGTTCCTCGATCGGGCACTGCTCTGTCCAGTCGCAACGCAGATCCGCCACGGGCCAGGCCACCTCGCGGACAAGCTTCATGCCGGCGGAATGGACGGGACCGGCTTCGCCGCCCGCCTTCAACGCTGCCCGCATCGTTGCGACGATGCGATCGCCGAGATGCCCTTCGGAGGCCAGGAACGCATCGACCATCGCCTGCGGCACACCGTCATTGGCCAGCAGGTTACCGCCACAGGCGACATTCTCGCCGCGCGCCTCTGCCCAGATGCCAAGCGCCTTCGGCCCTGAATGGATGGCACTGATGCCTGCATCGTCCACGGCCAGCAGCTGGCGATATTCCATGTAGCCGCCGGTGCGCCTGAGAACAGCAACGGCCTCAGCGGCAGAAGCGCCCCGCGCCATCAGTTCAAGCGCTCGGGTTCCCAGCGTCGGATCTGTGATGTTCTGGCTGGCGACCGCGCCGACACCGGCCTGCGCATAGGCACAGCGTGCGGCTACCGCCGGCGAGGACGACGAAACGGCAACGCCGAACATGCCCGTGCGGCTGCAGCGCGCGACGATGGAGAAGGTCATGGCCCGCCCCTCAGTCCGGGATGACGGCGGTGCCGTCGATCTCGACGAGCCATTCGGGACGGGCAAGTGCCGTCACCACCAGGCCGGTCGACACCGGATGCACGCCTTTGATGTACTCGCCCATGGTCCGGTAGACCGCTTCGCGGTGACGGACGTCAGTGATGTAGACCACCACCTTCACCAGGTGCTCCATCTTGCCGCCGCACTCTTCAATGAGCTGCCTGATGTTCTGCATCACCTTGTGGGTCTGCTCGACCGGGTCGTGGCTGTCGAGGTTCTTTGCCGTATCCAGATCCTGTGGGCACTGCCCGCGCAGGAAGATCATGGTGCCCCGCGCAACCACCGCCTGGCAGAGGTCATTGTCAAGCTTCTGCTCGGGATAGGTATCCTTGGTGTTGAATTTGCGAACCCGGGTATGCGCCATGCTGGTCTCCATCAGATCGGGCCACGGCTTCGCTTCGCGACCAGCCATGCCCGCATTTGTCGTTCGGATATTCGTCGGGCGAATTGAGCGCCGAAAGAACAGTCTTTCTCATCGCTGATAAGGACCCGCCTAATCAGCGAAGGGAAATGGGACAGCCGGGGCAATTGATCGGCTAGGCATCTTCGGTCAGGCGCTTGGCGGCGGCGTGATAGGCCAGATATTTCCGCCGCGTGGAGATGCGGTCGGCGAGGTGCTTGGCATCGTGCCAGACGCCCCAGATGAAGCTGGAACCCCTGCGTGACTGCCACGGCAAGCCGAGGAAATAGATATCCGGTTCGTTCGACACGCCGCGCTGATGCTTCGGCCTGCCCTTGTCGTCGAACGCGTCGACTTTCAGCCAGTCGTAGTCGACGGAGTAACCTGTGGCCCAGATGATCGAGGTGATGCCGGCATCCGCCAGGTTCAGTTCCAGAATGGGATTGGTCATGCACACTGGATCTGGGTCGAGCCTGCGTGCCTCAGGTTCTTCCGGAAGATCGAGGCCGTTGGCGAGCGCGTAGGCATCGGCTTCGTCCATCAGCGCGTGATGATTGGCGTCGCCGCGCGCGATGTTCTGGGTAAGATCCGGCGCGAAACGCATGACGCCGTCCGCATAGCTCTCAGTGCGGCCGACCAGCGTCATTCCCTGTGCCGCCAGACGGCGGAAATCAATCGTCTCACCGCCGCGGGCGCCGCTCACCGCGATCGTGACGTGCTCGGTTCCCGGTCCAGGGGTTTCGGCGTCCCATTTGTTCAGGACCCCCAGCCACCAGCAGAAATCATAACCGCGGTAGCTGCGGAACGGACGGTCATGCGGGCCGACCGAAAGATAGACCTGCTTTCCCGTGCGCGAGAGTTCATCGGCGATCTGCACACCGGAAGACCCGGCACCGACCACCAGCACGGCACCTTCGGGCAACTGCTGCGGATTGTGGTAGCTGTTGGAGTGGATCTGCGTCAGCCCGGCATTGTCCGGGACGATTTTCGGGACGATCGGGTGCTGGAAAGCCCCGGTGGCGGCCACCACGCTGTTGGCCTCGATCACCCCTGCCGATGTCTCGACACGAAAACCCGGGCGCCCGACAAGCCGCCGTACGTCCTTGACCTCGACGCCACAACGGATCGGCGCACCGATCATCTCGGCATAGGCAACGAAATAGTCCGCGACCTGCTCCTTGCCGACAAAGCCATCGGGGCCGATATCGGGGAACTCCATGCCCGGAAAACGATCATGCCAGGCGGGGCCGTTTGCAACAAGCGAATCCCAGCGTTCGGAACGCCAGCGTTCGGCGATGCGGTGCCGCTCGAGAACGAGATGAGGCACGCCGCACTTGCTCAGGTTTTCGCTCATGGCCACCCCGGCCTGGCCAGCGCCGACGACAAGCGTGTCTATTTTTTCGACCGACATTTCAGAGCCCTTCTCTAGAGCCCTTCCCGCGAAAACAGAGTCGCCGGCAATGCTCTCACTCCTCGTTTTGACGCAATTCCGGACGCAAAACCGCTGCGCACTTTTGCTGGAATTGCTCCAGGCCTCCGGGTTTCCTGCAACCCAGCGGAGGTCTGACTCCCGGTGTACTGGAGGGGTCGGATCGCGAAAATTACGATTTCACGTGGCAGTGGTTAGCCTGTCCCTAAATACCGGATCGACGCGAACGACTGCCGCCCGCGCGAGCAGGTTAAGTTCGAACCATCCTCCTGAAATCAGAGATAGAGGCTCTTCGCCGCCTTCGACGAGAGCAGTTCGCGGGCCGGGCCTTCCTGTGCGACACGGCCCTTGACCAGCACATAGC
This genomic window contains:
- a CDS encoding RidA family protein; the protein is MAHTRVRKFNTKDTYPEQKLDNDLCQAVVARGTMIFLRGQCPQDLDTAKNLDSHDPVEQTHKVMQNIRQLIEECGGKMEHLVKVVVYITDVRHREAVYRTMGEYIKGVHPVSTGLVVTALARPEWLVEIDGTAVIPD
- a CDS encoding DUF1028 domain-containing protein, with the protein product MTFSIVARCSRTGMFGVAVSSSSPAVAARCAYAQAGVGAVASQNITDPTLGTRALELMARGASAAEAVAVLRRTGGYMEYRQLLAVDDAGISAIHSGPKALGIWAEARGENVACGGNLLANDGVPQAMVDAFLASEGHLGDRIVATMRAALKAGGEAGPVHSAGMKLVREVAWPVADLRCDWTEQCPIEELARLWDIYKPQLDAYVTRAINPSDAPSYGVPGDE
- a CDS encoding NAD(P)/FAD-dependent oxidoreductase: MSVEKIDTLVVGAGQAGVAMSENLSKCGVPHLVLERHRIAERWRSERWDSLVANGPAWHDRFPGMEFPDIGPDGFVGKEQVADYFVAYAEMIGAPIRCGVEVKDVRRLVGRPGFRVETSAGVIEANSVVAATGAFQHPIVPKIVPDNAGLTQIHSNSYHNPQQLPEGAVLVVGAGSSGVQIADELSRTGKQVYLSVGPHDRPFRSYRGYDFCWWLGVLNKWDAETPGPGTEHVTIAVSGARGGETIDFRRLAAQGMTLVGRTESYADGVMRFAPDLTQNIARGDANHHALMDEADAYALANGLDLPEEPEARRLDPDPVCMTNPILELNLADAGITSIIWATGYSVDYDWLKVDAFDDKGRPKHQRGVSNEPDIYFLGLPWQSRRGSSFIWGVWHDAKHLADRISTRRKYLAYHAAAKRLTEDA
- a CDS encoding aldehyde dehydrogenase → MSELSHRDWIDRAAAIRFRDKAFIDGKFVAARSGRTFASINPATGETLAEVASCGEEDVDRAVASARRAFLSGSWSRAAPAHRKEVLLRLAQLLRENLQELALLESLDMGKLVADAATVDVPGSAGIFQWYAEAIDKLYDEVAPTGSGDLVLVRREPLGVIGAVVPWNFPLDMATWKCAPALAAGNSVVLKPAEQSPFSALRLAELAMEAGLPAGVLNVVPGLGETAGQALGRHMDVDCLAFTGSTAVGKMFLQYSGQSNMKQVWLETGGKSPNLVFADCGNLDAAADMAAFGIFFNQGEVCSANSRLLVQRSVKDAMVEKLAARAAVMQPGDPLDPASKMGALVDARHAANVMRFVEAGKKTARLVTGGDQVTVNGRGSFVQPTIFDDVSPQDTIAREEIFGPVLSVIAFDDEEEAIRIANDSVYGLAASLWTDSLSRAHRISERLHAGTVSVNTVDALSPMTPFGGFKQSGFGRDLSLHALDKYTALKTTWIRY